In Desulfovibrio sp. 86, the following proteins share a genomic window:
- a CDS encoding chemotaxis protein CheW, whose amino-acid sequence MDVNQRKQEDELLQLVTFSIGEEEFGVNILKVQEIIRTMEITRVPRAPEFVEGVINLRGKVIPIIDLRRRFGLASKTHDKNTRIIVIEINNIIVGFVVDAVSEVLRIPASTVEPPPPVVAGVDSDYISGVGKLQDRLLIMLDLDKLLSNDDMEMLGGI is encoded by the coding sequence ATGGATGTAAATCAGAGAAAACAGGAAGACGAACTTCTGCAACTGGTGACTTTCAGCATCGGTGAGGAGGAGTTCGGGGTTAATATTCTGAAAGTGCAGGAAATTATCCGCACTATGGAGATCACCAGGGTACCCCGCGCTCCAGAATTTGTCGAAGGCGTCATCAATTTGCGCGGAAAGGTGATTCCCATCATTGATCTGCGCCGTCGCTTCGGTCTTGCGTCAAAAACGCACGACAAGAACACGCGGATCATTGTCATCGAGATCAACAATATCATCGTAGGCTTTGTGGTTGACGCGGTTTCCGAAGTGCTGCGCATTCCCGCCAGCACGGTTGAGCCGCCGCCGCCCGTGGTGGCTGGAGTGGATTCGGACTACATCAGCGGCGTTGGCAAGCTTCAGGATCGTCTGCTCATCATGCTTGATCTGGACAAGCTGCTTTCCAACGACGATATGGAAATGCTCGGCGGCATATAG
- a CDS encoding protein-disulfide reductase DsbD family protein, with amino-acid sequence MALSLLVFSGHACANPLGARLETALDGDAVVGALRLTLPKDVHAYAHDPGDAGRPTTLRFSVAGGPPQAVWYPEGAVQRDFYDPSATIFVYEGEVTLYVLLSREDQGKPYTADISMLLCSTRNCMPVNQQVKEVVPQATQPLEAMPWAAQWRSLKKQPPRSVADDATEGVQLFGGAPAVADPQGSTEGDPGAGRSAGIARWLDASQGETVGAGNDPAATEGGQVQKPLPPMDDFVSLAPRYVNESMEITSLGKALLFGILAGLLLNAMPCVLPVLTFKVSGLLMVGGCGKEGLRHFRRHNLCFAAGVMTLFSALALVLGLADLMWGQLYQNQAVLLVMLLLVFLMGLSMLGVFTLPVIDLKTGANTKNPCLQAYFTGLVSTFLATPCSGPLLGGVLGWAFTQPLMVVMVVFWAVGLGMALPYVLFSIWPALANILPKPGAWMHIFERVVGFFLMGTALYLLSILPVEKHMQVLSVLLVVALCAWLWGQYCGISAPPLRRRVVGFACLGLLLASFMWVLRPVAPLPQWREFNPQTFEASLGKKPMLLEFTADWCPNCKFMEATVLTDERLRRLQARYNMELVRVDLTNANAYAVRLLEALGSKSIPLTALFPAGDMATAPLVLRDVYGSESLEQSMRDAFGR; translated from the coding sequence ATGGCCTTGTCTCTTCTTGTTTTTTCAGGTCATGCCTGCGCCAACCCGCTGGGAGCTCGGCTTGAAACAGCTCTGGACGGCGATGCCGTTGTCGGCGCCCTGCGCCTCACCTTGCCCAAGGATGTGCACGCCTACGCCCATGACCCTGGCGATGCGGGACGGCCCACCACCCTGCGCTTCAGTGTCGCCGGTGGGCCGCCTCAGGCCGTGTGGTATCCGGAAGGGGCGGTGCAGCGCGACTTTTATGATCCTTCGGCCACCATTTTCGTTTATGAAGGTGAAGTGACCCTCTATGTGCTTTTGTCCCGTGAGGACCAAGGCAAGCCCTATACGGCGGACATAAGCATGCTCCTGTGTTCCACGCGCAACTGCATGCCCGTCAACCAGCAGGTGAAGGAAGTGGTGCCCCAGGCAACGCAGCCTCTTGAGGCCATGCCCTGGGCAGCCCAATGGCGCAGCCTGAAAAAACAGCCGCCCCGGTCTGTTGCGGACGACGCGACTGAGGGCGTGCAGCTTTTTGGCGGGGCTCCGGCCGTAGCTGATCCGCAAGGCTCAACGGAGGGCGATCCCGGGGCCGGCAGGTCTGCGGGTATAGCCCGCTGGCTTGATGCGTCTCAGGGAGAGACTGTGGGGGCTGGTAACGACCCGGCCGCAACGGAAGGCGGGCAGGTGCAAAAGCCCTTGCCCCCCATGGATGATTTTGTGAGTCTGGCGCCACGGTATGTAAATGAATCCATGGAGATAACCAGTCTTGGAAAGGCGCTGCTCTTTGGCATACTGGCCGGTTTGCTGCTCAATGCCATGCCCTGCGTACTGCCTGTACTGACATTCAAGGTCAGCGGCCTGCTTATGGTGGGCGGCTGCGGCAAGGAGGGCCTCAGGCATTTCAGGCGGCACAACCTCTGCTTTGCGGCAGGCGTTATGACCCTTTTCAGCGCTCTGGCCCTTGTGCTCGGCCTGGCGGACCTCATGTGGGGGCAACTGTACCAGAATCAGGCCGTGCTGCTGGTCATGCTGCTGCTCGTGTTTTTGATGGGTCTGTCCATGCTTGGAGTTTTCACCCTGCCTGTCATTGACCTCAAAACAGGGGCAAACACCAAGAATCCCTGTCTTCAGGCGTATTTTACCGGGCTTGTGTCCACGTTTCTGGCAACGCCCTGCAGCGGGCCGCTCCTGGGCGGCGTGCTTGGCTGGGCCTTCACCCAGCCCCTCATGGTGGTCATGGTCGTTTTTTGGGCCGTGGGACTCGGGATGGCCCTGCCGTATGTGCTTTTCAGCATCTGGCCTGCACTGGCGAACATCTTGCCCAAACCGGGAGCCTGGATGCACATTTTTGAGCGCGTCGTGGGCTTTTTTCTTATGGGCACGGCGCTGTACCTGCTTTCCATCTTGCCGGTGGAAAAACACATGCAGGTGTTAAGCGTACTGCTGGTTGTGGCCCTGTGCGCCTGGCTCTGGGGGCAGTACTGCGGCATATCCGCGCCGCCTTTGCGCCGCAGGGTTGTGGGGTTTGCCTGTCTGGGGCTTTTGCTGGCTTCTTTCATGTGGGTGTTGCGCCCTGTGGCCCCCCTGCCGCAATGGCGCGAATTCAACCCGCAGACCTTTGAGGCCAGCCTGGGCAAAAAACCCATGCTGCTGGAATTCACCGCCGACTGGTGCCCCAACTGCAAATTTATGGAGGCTACCGTTCTGACTGACGAGCGCCTGCGTCGCTTGCAGGCCCGTTACAATATGGAGCTTGTCCGTGTGGATCTCACCAATGCCAATGCTTACGCCGTGCGTCTGCTGGAGGCCCTTGGCAGCAAGAGCATTCCCCTCACGGCGCTGTTTCCCGCTGGCGACATGGCCACAGCCCCCCTGGTGCTGCGTGACGTCTACGGCAGTGAGAGCCTGGAGCAGTCCATGCGCGACGCGTTTGGCAGATAG
- the hslU gene encoding ATP-dependent protease ATPase subunit HslU — protein sequence MSTLTPREIVSELNKFVVGQEQAKRMVAVAVRNRWRRQHLPLDLRDEVSPKNIIMMGPTGVGKTEIARRLAKLSGAPFVKVEATKFTEVGYVGRDVESMVRDLMEIGINLVRDEENSRVRKAAEAAAESRLMDLLLPSSFGLEDRSSTREKLLQQFRLGFLDTREVEMEVTEMGGGGVDIFAIPGMEQMGGQVKDMFSKAFPPKRSRRKMKVRDAFNVLVQEESGKLVDQDALVERAKERVEQTGIIFIDEIDKIASSSQNRTSDISREGVQRDLLPIVEGSSVNTKYGMIRTDHVLFIAAGAFHFSKPSDMIPELQGRFPLRVELQPLGREEFFRILTEPDNALTKQYEALLGTEQIRLSFTQDGLEEVAAFAEDINSRSENIGARRLYTIMEKILSDISFDAPDMPGAQVVVNKAYVAEHLQDVRNDQDLTQYIL from the coding sequence ATGAGCACCTTGACCCCCCGTGAGATCGTGTCCGAGCTGAATAAATTTGTCGTGGGCCAGGAACAGGCCAAGCGCATGGTTGCCGTTGCCGTGCGTAACCGCTGGCGCAGGCAACATCTGCCGCTTGATCTGCGCGACGAGGTTTCGCCCAAGAACATTATCATGATGGGGCCGACCGGCGTGGGCAAAACCGAAATCGCGCGTCGCCTGGCCAAGCTTTCGGGCGCGCCCTTTGTCAAGGTGGAGGCCACCAAGTTCACCGAAGTAGGCTACGTGGGGCGGGATGTGGAGTCTATGGTGCGCGATCTGATGGAGATCGGCATAAACCTTGTGCGCGACGAGGAAAACTCCCGCGTGCGCAAAGCCGCCGAAGCCGCTGCGGAATCGCGCCTGATGGACCTTTTGCTGCCCAGTTCCTTCGGGTTGGAAGACCGCTCCTCCACGCGCGAAAAATTGCTGCAGCAGTTCCGCCTCGGGTTTCTGGACACACGCGAAGTTGAAATGGAAGTGACGGAGATGGGCGGCGGCGGGGTGGACATTTTTGCCATCCCCGGCATGGAGCAGATGGGGGGCCAGGTCAAGGACATGTTCAGCAAGGCCTTTCCGCCCAAGCGCAGCCGCCGCAAGATGAAGGTTCGCGACGCTTTCAACGTGCTTGTGCAGGAAGAGTCCGGCAAGCTCGTTGATCAGGACGCCCTGGTGGAGCGCGCCAAGGAAAGGGTGGAGCAGACCGGCATCATCTTTATCGACGAAATAGACAAGATCGCCAGTTCATCACAAAACCGCACCTCGGATATTTCGCGCGAAGGCGTGCAGCGTGACCTGCTGCCCATTGTGGAGGGCAGTTCCGTGAATACCAAGTACGGCATGATCCGCACGGATCATGTGCTGTTTATTGCGGCGGGCGCGTTCCACTTCAGCAAGCCATCGGATATGATCCCGGAACTGCAGGGGCGTTTTCCCTTGCGCGTGGAACTTCAGCCCCTGGGGCGCGAAGAGTTTTTCCGCATTCTTACCGAGCCGGACAATGCCCTCACCAAGCAGTATGAAGCCCTGCTGGGCACAGAGCAGATACGCTTGAGCTTTACCCAGGACGGACTGGAAGAAGTTGCCGCCTTTGCCGAGGACATCAATTCCCGCTCGGAAAATATCGGCGCGCGCCGTCTGTACACCATCATGGAAAAAATACTGTCCGACATTTCTTTTGACGCCCCGGACATGCCGGGCGCGCAAGTTGTGGTCAACAAGGCCTATGTGGCCGAGCACCTCCAGGACGTGCGCAACGATCAGGACCTGACGCAATACATCCTTTAG
- the tpx gene encoding thiol peroxidase, with protein sequence MNTVTFKGTPLHLMGNRPAVGQKAPDFTLAANDLSPRSLKDYAGKVLVLVSVPSLDTPTCDMEVRRFNKEAAALSDKVRIVAVSCDLPFAQARWCGAAGVQSVETLSDYKERSFGKDYGLLIDELRLLARAIVVVAPDGTVAYTQLVPEVASEPDYDAALAAVKKLA encoded by the coding sequence ATGAATACAGTCACTTTCAAGGGCACACCTCTCCATCTCATGGGCAACCGGCCTGCGGTCGGGCAAAAAGCCCCGGACTTTACCCTGGCCGCCAACGACCTCAGCCCCCGCAGCCTCAAGGACTATGCGGGCAAGGTGCTGGTGCTGGTAAGCGTGCCCTCCCTTGATACTCCTACATGCGATATGGAAGTGCGCCGCTTCAACAAGGAAGCCGCCGCCCTTTCCGACAAGGTGCGCATCGTGGCCGTAAGCTGCGACCTGCCCTTTGCCCAGGCCCGCTGGTGCGGCGCTGCGGGCGTTCAGTCTGTCGAAACCCTCTCTGACTACAAAGAAAGAAGCTTCGGCAAGGACTATGGCCTGCTTATTGACGAGCTGCGCCTGCTGGCCCGCGCCATCGTGGTTGTGGCCCCTGACGGCACGGTCGCCTATACTCAGCTTGTTCCTGAAGTTGCCAGTGAGCCGGATTATGACGCGGCCCTGGCCGCCGTGAAAAAACTTGCATAA
- a CDS encoding metal ABC transporter permease — protein sequence MPDLTCIYDLLGRLPLDCLQMRFMQQAMLGLLLLAPMASVLGVEVISFRMAFFSDAIGHSAFAGVALGLILAINPRISMPIFGVLVGLGIMAVRRRSNLSGDTVIGIVFSAVVAFGLAVVSRAPGVGRDMQRFLYGDILTITEAETGFLLLLFFAMLLFQVVGYNRLLYIALNPVMARVHGVRVALWQYVFAALLALVVMFSVWAVGVLLVTALLIVPAATARNLASTAGGMFWWALVVGLSSAFIGLVLSAQEWMSTASGATVILVSCCWFGVSALVASLRGGRKSA from the coding sequence ATGCCTGATCTGACTTGTATCTATGATCTTTTGGGCCGCCTGCCGCTGGACTGCCTGCAAATGCGCTTCATGCAGCAGGCCATGTTAGGCCTGCTTTTGTTGGCCCCCATGGCGTCGGTGCTTGGGGTGGAGGTCATCAGCTTTCGCATGGCCTTTTTCTCCGACGCCATCGGTCATTCAGCCTTCGCCGGAGTGGCCCTTGGCCTTATTCTGGCCATAAACCCGCGTATTTCCATGCCGATTTTCGGCGTTCTGGTGGGGTTGGGCATCATGGCCGTGCGGCGGCGCAGCAATCTTTCCGGCGATACGGTCATAGGCATTGTGTTCTCTGCGGTGGTGGCCTTTGGTCTGGCCGTGGTCAGCCGTGCCCCAGGGGTGGGGCGCGACATGCAGCGCTTTTTGTACGGCGACATTCTCACCATTACGGAAGCCGAGACGGGTTTTCTGCTGCTGCTCTTTTTCGCCATGCTGCTTTTTCAGGTAGTGGGCTACAACAGACTGCTGTATATCGCCCTGAACCCCGTCATGGCCCGTGTGCACGGCGTGCGCGTTGCCCTGTGGCAGTATGTTTTTGCGGCGCTGCTGGCCCTTGTGGTCATGTTTTCCGTATGGGCGGTGGGGGTGCTGCTTGTGACGGCCCTGCTCATCGTGCCAGCGGCCACGGCCAGAAATCTGGCCTCCACGGCTGGCGGCATGTTTTGGTGGGCGCTGGTTGTGGGGCTGAGCTCGGCCTTTATCGGTCTTGTGCTTTCAGCGCAGGAATGGATGTCCACGGCCAGCGGGGCTACCGTGATTCTTGTGTCGTGCTGCTGGTTTGGCGTGAGCGCCCTGGTGGCCAGTCTGCGCGGGGGCCGGAAAAGCGCCTGA
- a CDS encoding metal ABC transporter ATP-binding protein, giving the protein MSRADTTAPALVFDHVCVCRGGRLILEDVCATVPAGSSTVLVGPNGAGKTTLLLCLIGEMSYSGRIEAAGQSGLPRTAYVPQYLHMDASLPLRVGEFLALNRQRRPLWFGLSHSVRAEARRLLRLVQAEQLEDRRVSDLSGGEMRRVLLAAALGREPRLLVLDEPAAGVDVQGERLFWEVLNKVRMEQGFTQIIVSHNLSLAAHYATHVICLNKKVCAEGAPHEALNASILMQLFGVPIHLYPDQCDSAESACPQCGAVCAPERLLPAYASIQRRGGAKTTREGALTQDSGPDGHAGKGTGGGAASGEAGHA; this is encoded by the coding sequence TTGAGCCGCGCTGACACTACCGCTCCTGCCCTTGTTTTTGACCATGTCTGCGTGTGTCGTGGCGGAAGGCTCATCCTTGAGGATGTGTGCGCCACGGTGCCCGCGGGCAGCAGCACCGTGCTTGTGGGCCCCAACGGCGCTGGCAAGACCACGCTGTTGCTCTGTCTTATTGGCGAGATGAGCTATTCGGGCCGTATTGAGGCGGCAGGCCAGTCCGGCCTGCCGCGCACGGCCTATGTGCCGCAGTATCTTCATATGGACGCCAGCCTGCCCCTGCGCGTGGGGGAATTTTTGGCGCTCAACCGCCAGCGCCGCCCCCTGTGGTTCGGCCTCAGCCATTCTGTGCGCGCAGAGGCGCGCAGGCTGTTACGTCTGGTGCAGGCCGAACAACTTGAGGACAGGCGGGTGAGCGATCTTTCTGGCGGCGAAATGCGCCGGGTGCTGCTGGCAGCGGCCCTTGGCCGCGAACCCCGGCTGCTGGTGCTCGACGAGCCTGCCGCCGGAGTCGATGTGCAAGGCGAGCGGCTGTTCTGGGAAGTGTTGAACAAAGTCCGCATGGAGCAGGGCTTTACCCAGATAATTGTCAGTCATAACCTGTCGCTGGCAGCCCACTACGCGACCCACGTCATATGCCTCAACAAAAAAGTCTGCGCCGAGGGCGCGCCCCATGAGGCCCTTAACGCGTCTATTCTCATGCAGCTTTTTGGCGTGCCCATCCATCTGTATCCTGACCAGTGCGACTCCGCTGAATCGGCCTGTCCCCAGTGCGGGGCCGTGTGCGCGCCGGAACGGCTGCTGCCTGCCTATGCCAGCATACAGCGCCGTGGCGGCGCAAAGACGACAAGGGAGGGGGCGTTGACGCAAGATAGTGGCCCGGACGGACACGCGGGCAAAGGCACGGGCGGCGGCGCAGCCTCCGGGGAGGCTGGGCATGCCTGA